In Neisseria animalis, a single window of DNA contains:
- a CDS encoding PilT/PilU family type 4a pilus ATPase — MPTHEDHALYSPLADLLQAYAPPSEDGKPAGNTAAPHPLLTRLFQEAESRRAADIFISAGFPPAIKTDGKFTPLPLPKLDASDTAAIAEATMPAEQTAVFRQRKEADYTVQSHSHIRYRAHAYCEQGRIGMVLHRIRQDIPALDTLGLPIKLQELALASQGLLIVSGMAGSGKSTATAALLDYRNRNLPGHIITIEEPIEFIHQPHRCIITQREVGIDTPDWTTAVQHAARQSPDVICIGEVRNAAEMEHALRLAQTGHLCILNLHAANSIQAVEQITHFYLPEHRSRILADLALNLNGIACLRLAAKTNQNGRIASTDLLINTPAVQDLLFQGDLLHLRELMARSAQDGMQTADQNLFRLYADGIIDRQEALRQADSANDLRLQIQLHDEGNSTKRLYDRISDLNLMT, encoded by the coding sequence ATGCCCACTCACGAAGATCACGCCCTTTACAGCCCGCTTGCCGATTTGCTGCAAGCGTACGCACCGCCCTCCGAAGACGGCAAACCCGCCGGCAACACAGCCGCGCCCCACCCGCTGCTGACCCGCCTGTTTCAAGAAGCGGAAAGCCGCCGTGCCGCCGATATTTTCATCAGCGCGGGATTTCCTCCGGCAATCAAAACCGACGGCAAATTCACGCCGCTGCCGCTGCCCAAGCTCGACGCTTCGGATACGGCCGCCATTGCCGAAGCCACCATGCCTGCCGAGCAAACCGCCGTTTTCCGGCAGCGCAAAGAAGCAGACTATACCGTCCAATCGCACAGCCACATACGCTACCGCGCCCACGCCTATTGCGAACAGGGGCGTATCGGCATGGTTCTGCACCGCATCCGCCAAGACATTCCTGCACTCGACACCTTGGGTTTGCCCATCAAACTGCAAGAGCTGGCACTGGCTTCGCAGGGTTTGCTCATCGTATCCGGTATGGCAGGCTCGGGAAAATCTACGGCAACCGCCGCCTTGCTCGACTACCGCAACCGCAATCTGCCCGGCCACATCATTACCATTGAAGAGCCGATTGAATTTATCCACCAGCCGCACCGCTGTATCATTACCCAGCGCGAAGTCGGTATCGATACCCCCGATTGGACAACCGCCGTTCAACACGCCGCGCGCCAATCGCCCGATGTTATCTGTATCGGTGAAGTACGCAACGCCGCCGAAATGGAACACGCCCTACGTCTGGCGCAGACAGGCCATTTGTGTATCCTGAACCTTCACGCCGCCAATTCCATACAAGCTGTTGAACAAATTACACATTTTTATCTTCCGGAACACCGAAGCCGCATTTTGGCCGATTTGGCCTTAAACCTGAACGGCATTGCCTGCCTGCGTTTGGCCGCAAAAACCAACCAAAACGGACGCATTGCGTCAACGGATTTACTGATAAACACGCCGGCGGTACAAGATTTGCTGTTTCAAGGAGATTTGCTGCATCTGCGCGAACTGATGGCGCGTTCGGCGCAAGACGGTATGCAGACGGCAGACCAAAACCTTTTCCGCCTTTATGCAGACGGCATTATCGATCGGCAGGAAGCGCTGCGCCAAGCCGATTCTGCCAACGACCTGCGTTTGCAAATCCAACTGCACGATGAAGGCAACAGCACCAAACGGCTGTACGACCGCATCAGCGATTTGAATCTGATGACCTGA
- a CDS encoding CopD family protein gives MYLWFKLIHIFFIISWFAGLFYLPRIYVNLAQLNPQNDTAEYARLLGMAQRLYKFMAPLGYGALIFGIAVPFAAGWWGQGWVHAKLLLGILLFGYQHICRAHLRRFEQHACRHSHKYYRVFNEIPVLMMIAALYLVVFKPF, from the coding sequence ATGTATCTTTGGTTTAAACTTATCCACATTTTCTTTATTATTTCTTGGTTTGCCGGTTTGTTTTACCTGCCGCGTATCTACGTTAACCTTGCCCAGCTCAATCCGCAAAACGATACTGCCGAATACGCCCGCCTGCTCGGCATGGCGCAGCGGCTGTATAAATTTATGGCACCGCTGGGCTATGGCGCGCTGATTTTCGGTATTGCAGTGCCGTTTGCCGCCGGCTGGTGGGGGCAGGGCTGGGTACACGCCAAACTGCTGCTCGGTATCTTGCTTTTCGGCTACCAACATATCTGCCGCGCCCATCTGCGCCGCTTTGAACAACACGCCTGCCGACACAGCCACAAATATTACCGTGTGTTTAACGAAATCCCCGTATTGATGATGATTGCCGCGCTGTATTTGGTGGTATTCAAACCGTTTTAA
- a CDS encoding chloride channel protein, producing the protein MRWKFWVSLTAAGIAAGFIGFGLTELMHAIQHSAFGYSSGSFREGVGQAEPLRRWWVLLACGIVAGGGWWALHRFGKPLVSIKQSLSQPQQGVPVLTTAVHSLLQIITVGMGSPLGREVAPREMSAAAATAWLRRIRLNDDEARILLAAASAAGLAAVYNTPLSAILFALETMIVALTAANIAAVALTVLTAVAVSRILLGDLVQYPLPVLEIPHSVLPFSVAAGLGAVALSWLFQCSIAMLPPLKRGSGQMVLFSVAAFALIGGISMYFPEVLGNGKAGNQLEFAGLVTGEDSLWLLAAKFAAVWLALAAGAYGGLITPSMMMGSTFTAAWLPLWNAYLPEVPVSTAAVVGAAAMLAVMQRMPLTAAVLVLELTRQPAALLLPLLLAVGTGLLAGKKTAP; encoded by the coding sequence ATGCGTTGGAAGTTTTGGGTATCCCTTACTGCAGCAGGTATTGCAGCGGGTTTCATCGGTTTCGGCCTGACCGAGCTGATGCATGCCATACAACATAGCGCCTTTGGCTATTCTTCGGGTAGTTTTCGGGAAGGGGTCGGACAAGCAGAACCTTTGCGCCGCTGGTGGGTATTGTTGGCTTGCGGCATCGTGGCAGGTGGAGGCTGGTGGGCATTACACCGCTTCGGTAAGCCATTGGTTTCCATCAAACAGTCGTTGTCGCAACCGCAACAAGGGGTGCCGGTTTTGACTACTGCCGTTCATTCTTTGTTGCAGATTATTACCGTCGGCATGGGTTCACCCTTGGGGCGCGAGGTTGCACCGCGGGAAATGAGCGCTGCGGCAGCGACAGCATGGCTGAGACGGATACGCTTGAATGACGATGAAGCGCGTATTTTATTGGCTGCAGCTTCGGCTGCAGGCTTGGCCGCTGTGTACAATACACCTTTATCGGCAATTTTGTTTGCCTTGGAAACCATGATTGTGGCATTGACGGCAGCAAATATTGCCGCAGTGGCGCTGACCGTGCTGACGGCAGTAGCAGTCTCGCGGATATTGCTGGGCGATTTGGTGCAATATCCGCTGCCGGTTTTGGAGATTCCCCACTCGGTACTGCCGTTTTCCGTTGCAGCAGGTTTGGGGGCAGTAGCATTGTCATGGCTGTTTCAGTGCAGTATCGCGATGTTGCCGCCGCTGAAGCGCGGAAGTGGGCAGATGGTGTTATTTTCCGTTGCCGCTTTCGCATTAATCGGAGGAATTTCCATGTATTTTCCCGAAGTGTTGGGTAACGGTAAGGCGGGCAATCAGTTGGAATTTGCCGGTTTGGTAACGGGGGAAGACAGTTTGTGGCTGCTTGCTGCCAAATTTGCCGCTGTCTGGCTGGCATTGGCGGCCGGAGCTTATGGCGGTTTGATTACCCCTTCGATGATGATGGGAAGTACTTTTACTGCGGCTTGGCTGCCGTTGTGGAATGCTTATCTGCCCGAAGTGCCCGTTTCCACTGCTGCGGTGGTCGGTGCGGCAGCCATGCTGGCGGTGATGCAGCGTATGCCGTTGACGGCCGCGGTATTGGTATTGGAGCTGACAAGACAGCCTGCGGCTTTGTTGCTGCCTTTATTGTTGGCGGTCGGTACGGGTTTGCTGGCAGGCAAAAAAACAGCGCCGTAA
- a CDS encoding dihydrofolate reductase encodes MQKITLIAAYAARRCIGIDNTIPWHIPEDFAFFKAYTLGKPVIMGRKTWESLPRKPLPGRENIVISRQTDYQAEGATVVSNLQEALQQCREAEEIIIMGGAQIYAQALPWATDLRLTEINLEVAGDAFFPEFDAAQWTETAREPHVSAKGIAYEFVHYQRSK; translated from the coding sequence ATGCAGAAAATTACCCTGATTGCCGCCTATGCAGCACGCCGCTGTATCGGCATCGACAACACAATTCCGTGGCATATTCCCGAAGATTTTGCTTTTTTTAAGGCTTATACTTTGGGAAAACCTGTCATCATGGGGAGAAAAACTTGGGAATCTCTGCCACGCAAACCACTGCCCGGCCGGGAAAATATCGTCATCAGCCGCCAAACCGATTATCAGGCGGAAGGAGCAACCGTAGTTTCAAACCTTCAGGAAGCCTTGCAGCAATGTCGGGAAGCCGAAGAAATCATCATCATGGGCGGTGCACAAATTTACGCGCAGGCTCTGCCGTGGGCGACGGATTTGCGTTTGACTGAAATTAATCTTGAAGTTGCCGGCGATGCCTTTTTCCCCGAATTTGATGCGGCACAATGGACGGAAACCGCCAGAGAACCGCACGTTTCCGCCAAAGGCATTGCTTATGAATTTGTCCATTACCAACGCTCAAAATAA
- a CDS encoding surface-adhesin E family protein, producing the protein MKSRLSRLSAVSTLLLLAACATDNKGGNWQQIGTISDGNIKVAVDQSSIKKKGVLVSFRDRKIIVKPGEERFNNMPAYKTALSDWEIHCTNKTYRLTALQLLNERGQTLSNQQYTATNLRPMSIMHGTVTEKQYELVCGRKL; encoded by the coding sequence ATGAAATCCCGTTTATCCCGCTTAAGTGCCGTTTCCACACTACTGCTGCTTGCCGCTTGCGCCACCGACAATAAAGGCGGCAACTGGCAACAGATTGGTACGATTTCCGATGGCAACATCAAAGTTGCCGTGGATCAATCCAGTATTAAGAAAAAAGGGGTGTTGGTCAGCTTCCGCGACCGTAAAATCATCGTCAAGCCCGGCGAAGAACGTTTTAACAATATGCCCGCATACAAAACCGCGCTGTCGGACTGGGAAATCCACTGCACCAACAAAACCTACCGCCTTACCGCGCTGCAACTGCTGAACGAACGCGGACAAACCCTATCCAACCAACAATATACCGCAACCAACCTGCGCCCGATGAGCATCATGCACGGAACGGTAACGGAAAAACAATACGAATTGGTTTGCGGTAGAAAACTATAG
- a CDS encoding L-threonylcarbamoyladenylate synthase gives MKFHRILSASLERRLKAHLKLGGLVAYPTESCYGLGCLPTLPSALKHLIRLKKRPQHKGLIVIGDSLTRLLPLLCKPSAKQQAELVQTWPAAKTFLLPARENVLPVLRGKGRQKLAVRVPAHSGARRLCRAVGAPLVSTSCNRAGKRVCKTEREVRRQFGRKVWVIGGLVGRQKTPSQIIDGETGTRLR, from the coding sequence ATGAAATTTCACCGTATTCTTTCCGCTTCATTAGAGCGTCGATTGAAAGCACATTTGAAACTCGGCGGTTTGGTGGCGTATCCGACTGAATCTTGTTATGGTTTGGGTTGCTTGCCGACCCTGCCTTCCGCACTCAAACATTTAATCCGTTTAAAAAAACGCCCGCAGCATAAAGGGCTGATTGTTATCGGCGACAGTTTGACGCGTTTGCTGCCCCTGCTTTGCAAGCCGTCTGCAAAACAGCAGGCCGAATTGGTGCAGACATGGCCGGCGGCAAAAACCTTTCTGCTTCCTGCTCGGGAAAATGTTTTGCCTGTATTGCGCGGCAAAGGGCGGCAAAAGTTGGCTGTGCGCGTTCCGGCACACAGCGGTGCGCGCAGGTTGTGCAGGGCGGTAGGTGCGCCGTTGGTTTCGACTTCTTGTAATCGTGCCGGAAAACGGGTGTGTAAAACCGAACGGGAAGTGCGGAGGCAGTTTGGACGCAAAGTTTGGGTCATTGGTGGTTTGGTTGGCAGGCAGAAAACCCCCAGTCAGATTATCGATGGAGAAACCGGAACCCGTTTGCGCTGA
- the purD gene encoding phosphoribosylamine--glycine ligase has product MKLLVIGSGGREHALAWKLARSPKVETVFVAPGNAGTAIEPKLQNLALTAHADLIDFCRKEKIAFTVVGPEAPLAAGVVDDFRAAGLKIFGPTRYAAQLESSKDFAKAFMAKYGIPTAQYQTFENAAEAHGYIDQKGAPIVIKADGLAAGKGVIVAMTSDEAHAAIDDMLLGNKMGNAGARVVIEDFLQGEEASFIVMVDGNHVLPMATSQDHKRLSDNDQGPNTGGMGAYSPAPVVTSDVYERAMNEIILPTVAGMKAEGHEFTGFLYAGLMIDENGAPYTIEFNCRFGDPETQPIMSRLESDLVDLVEAAIDGKLNHTVAEWNPQTAVGVVLAAENYPETPKKGDIISGLDEANQIGKVFHAGTAADGQGGILTNGGRVLCVVGLGDGVAAAKEKAYQALEKISFRGMQYRKDIADKAINR; this is encoded by the coding sequence ATGAAATTACTCGTTATCGGCAGCGGTGGCCGCGAACACGCATTGGCTTGGAAATTGGCCCGGTCGCCGAAAGTGGAAACCGTATTTGTAGCACCGGGAAATGCAGGCACTGCCATCGAACCCAAGCTGCAAAATCTGGCACTGACTGCCCATGCCGATTTGATTGATTTTTGCCGAAAAGAAAAAATCGCGTTTACCGTTGTCGGCCCGGAAGCACCTTTGGCTGCCGGTGTGGTTGACGATTTCCGCGCCGCCGGTTTGAAAATTTTCGGTCCGACCCGATACGCCGCGCAGTTGGAGAGTTCGAAAGATTTTGCCAAAGCATTCATGGCGAAATACGGCATTCCGACCGCACAATACCAAACTTTTGAAAACGCTGCCGAAGCACACGGATACATCGACCAAAAAGGTGCGCCGATTGTCATTAAGGCAGACGGTTTGGCGGCCGGCAAAGGCGTGATTGTGGCCATGACATCAGACGAAGCGCATGCCGCCATAGATGATATGTTGTTGGGCAATAAAATGGGCAATGCCGGCGCACGCGTGGTCATTGAAGATTTTCTGCAAGGCGAAGAAGCCAGCTTTATCGTCATGGTGGACGGCAACCATGTTCTGCCGATGGCAACCAGCCAAGACCACAAACGCCTGTCGGACAACGACCAAGGCCCGAATACCGGCGGTATGGGTGCGTACAGCCCTGCTCCCGTGGTAACGTCCGATGTGTACGAACGCGCCATGAATGAAATTATTTTACCGACAGTGGCGGGCATGAAAGCCGAAGGTCATGAATTTACCGGATTTTTATATGCCGGTTTGATGATTGATGAAAACGGTGCACCCTATACCATCGAATTCAACTGCCGTTTCGGCGACCCGGAAACCCAGCCGATTATGAGCCGCTTGGAAAGCGATTTGGTTGATTTGGTAGAAGCGGCGATTGACGGAAAATTAAACCATACCGTTGCCGAATGGAATCCGCAAACTGCCGTCGGCGTGGTACTGGCAGCGGAAAACTATCCCGAAACGCCGAAAAAAGGAGACATTATTTCCGGCTTGGACGAAGCAAACCAAATCGGCAAAGTTTTCCATGCCGGTACGGCGGCCGACGGACAAGGCGGGATTTTAACCAACGGCGGACGTGTATTATGCGTTGTCGGTTTGGGCGACGGCGTGGCCGCCGCCAAGGAAAAAGCCTACCAAGCCTTAGAAAAAATCAGCTTCAGAGGCATGCAATACCGCAAAGATATTGCCGATAAAGCGATTAACCGTTAA
- a CDS encoding DUF4298 domain-containing protein, translating into MQEKIDEIQNKYREWCLLLPELEADIDRWKRAVKLIRDMERFYSEDYCRFDEAIEKGAVVNLKTQGEYSIMSEDTLWDAYGDFQRLAWQRLRLAADALDPENV; encoded by the coding sequence ATGCAGGAAAAAATCGACGAAATTCAAAACAAATACCGGGAATGGTGTCTGCTGCTGCCCGAACTTGAAGCCGATATCGACCGCTGGAAACGGGCGGTAAAACTGATACGGGATATGGAACGTTTCTATTCCGAAGATTATTGCCGTTTTGATGAAGCTATTGAGAAAGGGGCGGTAGTCAATCTCAAAACCCAAGGCGAATACAGCATCATGAGTGAAGATACCCTGTGGGATGCTTACGGAGACTTCCAACGGCTTGCTTGGCAGCGTTTACGTTTGGCAGCCGATGCTTTAGATCCGGAAAATGTTTAA
- a CDS encoding IMPACT family protein, which yields MAIETYKTITAPVQAEFKDKGSRFIAFAYPVQTADEVKQYLESLKEAHHKARHWCYAYRLGVDGTRFRANDDGEPSGSAGRPILGQIDSAELTDVLVVVVRYFGGTLLGVPGLIHAYKTATAEALAISETVEKNIEKTVWLRCEYPHLNDAIRIAKQYQGQILAQDLQLDCRLTVRLPLANSESCIAAWLHTRQIEVDLEEPVK from the coding sequence ATGGCTATCGAAACCTACAAAACCATTACCGCACCCGTTCAGGCGGAATTTAAAGACAAAGGCAGCCGGTTTATCGCATTTGCCTATCCGGTTCAAACTGCAGACGAGGTGAAGCAATATCTCGAGTCATTAAAAGAGGCGCATCACAAAGCACGGCATTGGTGCTATGCCTACCGCTTGGGTGTGGACGGTACACGGTTCCGCGCCAATGACGACGGAGAGCCTTCGGGAAGCGCAGGCAGACCGATTTTAGGGCAGATTGATTCGGCGGAATTAACCGATGTGTTGGTAGTGGTGGTACGCTATTTCGGCGGTACGCTGCTGGGCGTACCGGGCTTGATTCATGCCTACAAAACTGCAACGGCGGAGGCATTGGCAATATCCGAAACGGTAGAGAAAAATATAGAAAAAACAGTATGGTTGCGTTGCGAATATCCGCATTTGAACGATGCTATCCGTATCGCCAAGCAATATCAGGGGCAGATTCTGGCACAGGATTTGCAGTTGGATTGCAGGTTAACGGTCAGGCTGCCGTTGGCAAACAGTGAATCCTGTATCGCTGCGTGGTTGCATACACGGCAGATAGAAGTGGATTTGGAAGAACCGGTTAAATAA
- a CDS encoding electron transfer flavoprotein subunit alpha/FixB family protein: protein MSILIIAEHNNQQLNPATLHAVSASEKLGEVHVLVAGSNVSAVAEAARQIPGVAKVLVADADYYAAGLAEELTPLIIGLAADYRYIGATATAFGKNLMPRVAALLDVPQVSDLTEVIDGQTFVRPIYAGNAFEVVSGQSEKLVLTFRATAFDAAPATGGSAVLENIDAAPAQNLSRFIKRELLQSDRPELTQAKVVVAGGRALGSAEKFNEVLEPLADVLGAAIGASRAAVDAEYAANDTQVGQTGKVVAPQLYIAVGISGAIQHTAGMQDSKVIVAVNKDPDAPIFNIADYGIVGDLFEVVPQLVAELKK, encoded by the coding sequence ATGAGCATATTGATTATTGCCGAGCATAACAACCAGCAGTTGAATCCTGCGACTTTGCACGCCGTTTCAGCTTCGGAAAAATTAGGCGAAGTACATGTCTTGGTAGCGGGCAGCAATGTATCCGCCGTTGCAGAGGCAGCCAGGCAGATTCCGGGCGTGGCTAAAGTATTGGTGGCGGATGCAGACTATTATGCGGCAGGGTTGGCCGAAGAATTGACTCCTTTGATAATCGGTTTGGCTGCGGATTACCGCTATATCGGCGCAACTGCAACCGCATTCGGTAAAAATCTGATGCCTCGGGTGGCTGCTTTACTGGATGTTCCGCAAGTTTCCGATTTGACGGAAGTAATTGACGGGCAGACTTTCGTCCGCCCTATTTATGCGGGTAATGCTTTTGAGGTAGTGTCCGGCCAGTCTGAAAAATTAGTATTGACTTTCCGGGCAACCGCATTTGATGCCGCACCCGCTACAGGCGGTTCGGCCGTACTTGAAAATATCGATGCCGCTCCGGCGCAAAACTTGAGCCGTTTTATCAAACGTGAATTGCTGCAATCCGACCGTCCTGAGCTGACTCAGGCCAAAGTAGTGGTGGCGGGCGGACGTGCATTGGGCAGTGCTGAAAAATTCAATGAAGTATTGGAGCCGTTGGCTGATGTATTGGGTGCGGCAATCGGAGCCTCGCGTGCCGCAGTTGATGCAGAGTATGCCGCCAACGATACCCAAGTCGGCCAAACCGGTAAAGTTGTCGCACCCCAGCTCTATATTGCCGTCGGTATTTCCGGTGCGATTCAGCATACTGCCGGCATGCAGGACAGTAAAGTAATTGTTGCTGTCAATAAAGATCCGGATGCGCCGATTTTCAATATTGCAGACTATGGTATTGTCGGCGATTTGTTTGAAGTCGTCCCGCAACTGGTTGCCGAATTGAAGAAATAA
- a CDS encoding electron transfer flavoprotein subunit beta/FixA family protein, giving the protein MKALVAVKRVVDYNVKVRVKADGSDVDIGNVKMSMNPFDEIAVEEAVRLKEAGKVSEIVAVSLGEKKCEETLRTALAMGADRAVHVETDVKLEPLAVAKMLKAVADKEQPQILLLGKQAIDDDANQTAQMLSALLNIAQGTFASKVEIENDEAVVVREIDGGEETVALKLPAVISADLRLNEPRFVKLPNIMAAKKKPLEKLTPDDLGVNTAARLTVVKVLEPKARQAGVKVANAAELVGKLKNEAKVI; this is encoded by the coding sequence ATGAAAGCTCTGGTTGCAGTGAAACGTGTGGTGGACTACAACGTCAAGGTCCGTGTAAAAGCCGATGGTTCGGATGTGGACATCGGCAACGTCAAAATGTCGATGAATCCGTTTGACGAAATTGCGGTGGAAGAAGCTGTACGCTTGAAAGAAGCGGGAAAAGTAAGCGAAATCGTTGCCGTATCGTTGGGTGAGAAAAAATGTGAAGAAACATTGCGTACCGCTTTGGCGATGGGGGCAGACCGGGCCGTTCATGTTGAAACAGATGTGAAGTTGGAACCTTTGGCAGTGGCGAAAATGCTGAAAGCGGTTGCCGATAAGGAGCAGCCGCAAATCCTGCTGCTGGGCAAACAAGCGATTGATGACGATGCCAACCAAACGGCGCAAATGTTATCCGCTTTGTTGAACATTGCCCAAGGTACGTTTGCTTCGAAAGTGGAAATTGAAAATGATGAAGCGGTGGTGGTTCGCGAAATCGACGGCGGTGAAGAAACGGTTGCCCTGAAACTGCCGGCCGTAATCAGTGCGGACTTGCGCTTGAATGAGCCGCGCTTTGTAAAACTGCCTAATATCATGGCGGCCAAAAAGAAACCGTTGGAAAAATTAACGCCTGATGATTTGGGTGTAAACACGGCGGCGCGTTTGACCGTTGTAAAAGTTTTAGAGCCTAAAGCCCGTCAGGCCGGTGTCAAAGTTGCCAATGCTGCCGAATTGGTCGGAAAATTAAAAAACGAAGCTAAAGTCATTTGA
- the waaC gene encoding lipopolysaccharide heptosyltransferase I gives MKVLLVRLSSMGDLIHTLPAVDDLSRFCPGVELHWLCEAGFADIARLHPFVKKVHTMRWRQWRKQLAKKETWREICRLKADLRQEHYDFVLDSQGLMKSALFAKMAGVAVKGLDNASAREGLAAWFYRQGYAVPKGRNAVWRNRALFGQVFGYDLPDNLHFGLVVPDAGRLQTDLRHPYCVALHATSRDSKLWPVGHWIGLLEKLHTERGCAVYLPWGNEAERHRAEQIAAKLPFAEVCGKMNLLQAAYLLRHAQGVAGVDTGLLHLANALDTPVVGIFTDTDPVKTGVQESVWARNIGNAGQIPAVDEVYKVLAECIVAKQSG, from the coding sequence ATGAAAGTTTTATTGGTGCGTTTGTCCAGTATGGGGGATTTAATCCATACGCTGCCTGCTGTGGACGATTTGTCGCGCTTCTGCCCTGGTGTGGAACTGCATTGGTTGTGTGAAGCAGGTTTTGCGGATATTGCGCGGCTGCATCCGTTTGTGAAAAAAGTGCATACCATGCGTTGGCGGCAATGGCGCAAACAGTTGGCTAAAAAGGAAACTTGGCGGGAGATATGCCGTCTGAAGGCGGATTTACGGCAGGAACATTATGATTTTGTGCTGGACAGTCAGGGCCTGATGAAAAGTGCGCTTTTTGCAAAAATGGCGGGTGTGGCTGTTAAAGGTTTGGATAATGCCAGCGCACGGGAAGGTTTGGCGGCATGGTTTTACAGGCAGGGATATGCCGTGCCGAAAGGCAGAAATGCGGTTTGGCGCAATCGGGCCTTGTTCGGGCAGGTATTCGGCTATGATTTGCCCGATAATTTGCATTTCGGTCTGGTTGTTCCCGATGCAGGCCGTCTGCAAACCGACTTGCGGCATCCGTATTGCGTTGCGCTGCATGCCACCAGTCGTGACAGTAAATTATGGCCGGTCGGCCATTGGATAGGGTTATTGGAAAAATTGCATACGGAACGGGGTTGTGCTGTTTATCTGCCGTGGGGTAACGAAGCAGAGCGTCATCGGGCGGAGCAGATTGCGGCGAAGCTGCCTTTTGCGGAAGTATGCGGCAAAATGAATCTGCTTCAGGCTGCATACCTGCTGCGGCATGCACAGGGCGTTGCAGGTGTGGATACCGGTCTGCTGCATCTGGCAAATGCGTTGGATACGCCGGTAGTCGGTATTTTTACCGATACCGATCCGGTTAAAACCGGCGTACAGGAATCAGTTTGGGCGCGGAATATCGGCAATGCCGGACAAATTCCGGCTGTGGATGAAGTGTATAAAGTATTGGCGGAATGCATTGTTGCCAAGCAGTCGGGTTAA
- a CDS encoding nicotinamidase, whose amino-acid sequence MIVSIDVDAQKTFSPLCPTELPVVGGDTIVAELNAQALLADLRVMTKDAHSPQAKWLVRERGEMLLPTGLPEADVTWVSHAIVGSYGYELLDGLPRAQEYDYCVWKGVDPEFHPYGACFHDIGEKLSTGLLEWLREKQAKVIIVGGLATDYCVKTTVLQLLKGGSWTVIVNAAACRGIAPETVEEAWELMAQAGAVVLENAAEIHKFIKNQ is encoded by the coding sequence ATGATTGTTTCGATTGATGTGGATGCGCAAAAGACGTTTTCGCCGCTTTGCCCCACCGAATTGCCGGTAGTCGGAGGTGATACGATTGTGGCGGAGTTGAACGCGCAGGCTTTGCTGGCGGATTTGCGCGTGATGACGAAAGACGCACACAGCCCGCAAGCGAAATGGCTGGTGCGGGAACGCGGGGAAATGCTGCTGCCGACGGGCTTGCCGGAAGCGGATGTTACTTGGGTATCCCATGCGATTGTGGGCAGTTACGGCTATGAGCTGCTCGACGGTCTGCCGCGCGCGCAGGAATATGATTATTGTGTGTGGAAAGGCGTAGACCCCGAATTCCACCCTTACGGTGCGTGTTTTCACGACATCGGTGAAAAATTGAGTACGGGTTTGTTGGAATGGTTGCGCGAGAAGCAGGCAAAGGTAATTATTGTCGGCGGTCTTGCAACGGATTATTGTGTCAAAACAACGGTGTTACAGCTTTTGAAAGGTGGCAGTTGGACGGTTATAGTCAATGCCGCTGCCTGTCGCGGTATTGCTCCGGAGACGGTGGAAGAAGCATGGGAGTTGATGGCGCAAGCCGGTGCGGTGGTATTGGAAAATGCCGCTGAAATCCATAAATTTATTAAAAATCAATAA